A genomic segment from Streptosporangium roseum DSM 43021 encodes:
- a CDS encoding O-antigen ligase family protein, whose translation MAAKLTLPVRRRADGATLASLFAVALLIVPARMVFRALPLSITPASLIALAAALLWLCAHFTLTLGMAKGRNPVRTALFVYLTAIVATYGYASYGYMPSDELNLADHALILLVANAGLALMMCDGVRGAARLDFVLQAVVVAASVIAVIGAFQFLFDLDLTQYMQIPGLRYTSEDGFITERSDFRRVAATTGHPIEFGVVCAMLLPIAVHYGFQAGERAEPALRWWVCSGLIGMGLMFSVSRSAVLGLAGVGVVLFLGWPARRRLHAMGVVLVFLILMRIMVPGLLGTFYGLFANFGNDDSIRYRTHDYEVAAHEIAKHLWLGRGAGTWYAPKHQVFDNQYILSTVETGLIGIGAIVGMFACAIYAGLRARYLSSDPGTRDLGLTLAACMVVPLIGAATFDLLSFATVTGLSFLLIGAAGSLLRSATETAALHPRDTGTFWRVRTPKDLFRGSGGRSDQVVS comes from the coding sequence ATGGCGGCGAAACTCACCCTGCCGGTCCGCCGGCGTGCCGACGGCGCGACCCTGGCCAGCCTCTTCGCCGTGGCGCTGCTGATCGTCCCGGCCCGCATGGTCTTCCGGGCGCTGCCCCTGTCGATCACGCCGGCCAGCCTCATCGCCCTCGCCGCGGCCCTTCTCTGGCTGTGCGCGCACTTCACCCTCACGCTGGGCATGGCCAAGGGCCGCAACCCGGTGCGCACCGCGCTGTTCGTCTACCTGACCGCGATCGTCGCCACGTACGGCTACGCCAGCTACGGCTACATGCCGTCCGACGAGCTCAACCTCGCCGACCACGCCCTGATCCTGCTGGTGGCCAACGCCGGTCTCGCGCTCATGATGTGCGACGGGGTCCGCGGCGCCGCGCGCCTCGACTTCGTGCTCCAGGCCGTCGTGGTGGCCGCGTCGGTCATCGCGGTGATCGGGGCCTTCCAGTTCCTGTTCGACCTCGACCTGACCCAGTACATGCAGATCCCCGGACTCCGCTACACCTCCGAAGACGGATTCATCACCGAGAGATCCGACTTCCGCCGGGTCGCCGCGACGACCGGCCATCCCATCGAGTTCGGTGTCGTGTGCGCGATGCTCCTGCCGATCGCCGTCCACTACGGCTTCCAGGCCGGCGAGCGCGCCGAGCCCGCCCTGCGGTGGTGGGTGTGCTCCGGGCTGATCGGGATGGGCCTGATGTTCTCGGTCTCGCGGTCCGCGGTGCTCGGGCTCGCCGGCGTCGGCGTCGTGCTGTTCCTCGGCTGGCCCGCCCGGCGGCGGCTGCACGCGATGGGAGTCGTCCTCGTCTTCCTGATCCTGATGAGGATCATGGTCCCGGGGCTCCTGGGCACGTTCTACGGCCTGTTCGCGAACTTCGGCAACGACGACAGCATCCGCTACCGCACGCACGACTACGAGGTCGCCGCCCACGAGATCGCCAAGCACCTGTGGCTGGGGCGTGGAGCGGGCACGTGGTACGCCCCGAAGCACCAGGTCTTCGACAACCAGTACATCCTGTCCACGGTGGAGACCGGCCTGATAGGCATCGGGGCGATCGTCGGGATGTTCGCGTGCGCGATCTACGCGGGCCTCCGGGCCCGCTATCTGAGCAGCGATCCCGGCACCCGCGACCTGGGCCTCACCCTGGCCGCCTGCATGGTGGTCCCGCTGATCGGGGCGGCGACCTTCGACCTGCTCTCCTTCGCCACCGTCACCGGTCTGTCGTTCCTGCTGATCGGCGCCGCGGGGTCGCTTCTGCGCAGTGCCACCGAGACGGCCGCGCTCCATCCCCGCGACACCGGTACGTTCTGGCGCGTCCGCACCCCCAAGGATCTGTTCCGCGGATCCGGCGGGAGGAGCGATCAGGTCGTGTCCTGA